From a single Mycosarcoma maydis chromosome 14, whole genome shotgun sequence genomic region:
- a CDS encoding uncharacterized protein (related to RAD27 - 5' to 3' exonuclease), with amino-acid sequence MRASTAVSGIRGIFPLIRSLAPQAISAPFTLSALRGLRLAIDATLLVQRLHFADDPHTSRHVIGFYRLITSMHQHGVIPMMVFDHPQKRLALKDREQVKRRHKRELDRIRSKLERERRGRLVELETHLDALSELQESERRHVAELLDQWRAQSQESSSSSVHPPSLPSTPSRPETVAYNMHTNWLQLEESLRDGGSSHSKGQRVLAEAEKQVYQTIAAQLRSGEAPHPLPALDQEMDTPLDATHDATPPLSLTSLNAMHHSLTKTYDRATSPLSASIYQDCAMLSSLMAVPVFWTGDGTRTGGGRIHEAEAYAASLVRSGFADLVASEDSDVLLYEAPLLRGLMGGIRTAGGLSTDRGARGKLEVVCGTRARTRLFPRSDLHKLIPEVSSAQIVNAREGQSDVYERLSRSLMLDFALLCGTDFNRTIPGIGPKTALRLLKEHGSISTILRKESKKFRPPDGLSIREYETEIRHARMVFLQPPKVRAAARSILGSAASIEAAASQSRVGNSVESVLFGEDSVAPQQVVAHGGTPDAAGALDAAVNTYCTAELALDTHVSELSTDTATDSAATNSTAASTTAPGILSYDRQRVHHFLRSHGVFRAPDTHPHWPLETLDHPESRQQEWRDLLDLELGLTSPSRDSTAIEPDDARRATNARLQIATLGADFFGERQVVACWQPHMEQQLRKGTSDALPNRPES; translated from the coding sequence ATGCGCGCCTCTACGGCTGTCAGCGGGATTCGCGGCATCTTTCCGCTCATCCGCTCGCTCGCGCCGCAGGCAATCTCTGCGCCCTTCACGCTCTCTGCGCTTCGAGGATTACGACTGGCGATCGATGCCACGCTGTTGGTACAACGGCTACACTTTGCAGATGATCCCCATACGTCTCGCCATGTGATTGGTTTCTACAGGCTAATCACTTCGATGCATCAACATGGCGTCATCCCAATGATGGTGTTCGACCATCCGCAAAAGAGATTGGCCTTGAAGGACCGCGAGCAAGTCAAGCGCAGACATAAGCGTGAACTCGATCGTATacgcagcaagctcgaacGCGAACGACGCGGTCGGCTCGTTGAACTTGAGACGCATCTTGACGCGCTGTCCGAGTTGCAAGAATCCGAACGTCGACACGTGGCAGAGCTGCTGGATCAATGGAGAGCACAATCGCAAGAGTCATCCTCATCTAGCGTGCATCcgccatcgctgccatcgacaCCGTCAAGACCGGAAACAGTAGCCTACAACATGCACACGAACTGGTTGCAACTCGAAGAGAGCCTACGTGATGGTGGCTCAAGCCATTCCAAAGGCCAAAGGGTGCtcgccgaggccgagaagCAGGTCTACCAGACAATCGCCGCTCAACTTAGATCAGGCGAGGCTCCACATCCGTTGCCTGCGCTGGATCAAGAAATGGACACTCCGCTCGATGCAACACATGATGCAACTCCACCCCTCTCTCTGACTTCGCTAAATGCAATGCACCATTCGCTCACAAAGACCTACGACCGAGCAACCTCGCCTCTCTCAGCGTCGATCTATCAAGACTGTGCCatgctctcgtcgctcatgGCTGTGCCGGTGTTTTGGACGGGTGACGGCACACGCACAGGCGGAGGCCGGATTCACGAAGCAGAAGCATATgctgcctcgctcgtccGTTCGGGATTTGCAGATCtggtggcgagcgaggacAGCGACGTGCTGCTGTACGAAGCGCCTCTTTTACGCGGGCTGATGGGTGGGATACGCACTGCTGGCGGCTTGAGCACCGACAGAGGTGCGAGAGGAAAGCTCGAGGTTGTCTGCGGAACTCGAGCACGTACCCGCCTGTTTCCACGCTCAGACCTCCACAAGTTGATCCCAGAAGTCTCGAGTGCTCAAATTGTCAATGCGCGAGAAGGCCAATCGGACGTATACGAGCGATTATCCCGTTCGCTCATGCTTGACTTCGCCCTTCTCTGTGGCACCGACTTCAACCGTACGATTCCAGGTATCGGACCGAAAACAGCGTTGCGTCTACTGAAAGAACACGGTAGCATCTCGACTATCCTACGCAAAGAGTCGAAAAAGTTTCGCCCGCCAGATGGATTGTCGATCCGAGAGTATGAGACCGAAATCCGACATGCGAGGATGGTGTTTCTGCAACCGCCCAAGGTGCGAGCTGCGGCAAGGTCGATACTGGGTAGTGCGGCATcgatcgaggctgctgcatcgcaaTCGAGGGTGGGTAACAGTGTCGAAAGCGTACTGTTTGGTGAGGATTCCGTGGCGCCGCAGCAAGTTGTGGCTCATGGTGGCACGCCAGATGCCGCAGGTGCGCTGGATGCTGCAGTCAACACATACTGCACCGCAGAGCTCGCCTTGGACACGCACGTGTCGGAGCTCTCCACCGACACAGCGACCGATTCGGCCGCAACAAACTCGAccgccgcctccaccaccgctccAGGAATCCTGTCGTACGACCGCCAACGCGTACACCACTTTCTCCGCTCACACGGCGTCTTCCGCGCGCCTGACACCCATCCCCACTGGCCACTGGAAACGTTGGACCATCCCGAATCACGCCAACAAGAGTGGcgcgatctgctcgacctCGAACTCGGCCTCACCTCTCCCAGCCGCGACAGTACGGCCATCGAACCAGACGATGCGCGCCGAGCAACAAACGCGCGCTTGCAAATCGCAACTCTAGGTGCAGATTTCTTTGGAGAACGCCAAGTCGTCGCTTGTTGGCAACCGCATATGGAACAACAGCTGAGGAAAGGGACGAGCGACGCACTGCCGAATCGGCCCGAGTCCTAG
- a CDS encoding uncharacterized protein (related to fruiting body protein SC7 precursor), protein MALVAMVMLVLCTCEAASARLMLPSARHAHRGLRRELLASRSSADCPKNNGTLTPLVQEQIAKLSSASMRQGGKQMEQDTVLPDGQQVHVQAKSQQSGSSRSWAWSWSSHSSRSSSSSSKSSNAWGARDSSADDKAHPSLKLEREISSVSSPTSSPKEQDRRPKENPVYAVVRSSRSQHHSDTKAQESFTAKNKDGKVTRSFRSSESSSSSSTLSSSTFSTVNNYVISGNAEKSGNAAPFTDPQVQWTRTPPLFSAAFSVNTAIGHHITRPARADVCNRRFPFSNQQHGRDHEDPRFSQPFAEEGLDPVSRLALDLHNAERARYHLPPLQWNAELANMASCWADLKAYGHSEEHFVASGENIARGIGDPCYSSPMEGMKNGVYSFLDEDRNWAQNPHLSEADGHWTQIVWKDTRFVGCAVSQRKHFTPESVQEEKASMYIVCEYYPAGNVEGLFDAQVPAKVQPTPRLRSSCSANERHGS, encoded by the coding sequence atggcGCTGGTCGCCATGGTCATGCTTGTTCTCTGTACTTGTGAAGCTGCTTCGGCAAGGCTGATGCTGCCCTCTGCTCGTCATGCTCACAGAGGTCTTCGAAGAGAGCTATTAGCCAGCCGCTCCAGCGCAGACTGCCCCAAAAATAATGGGACGCTTACGCCCCTCGTTCAGGAGCAGATCGCAAAGCTGTCATCAGCTTCAATGCGTCAGGGGGGTAAGCAAATGGAGCAGGATACGGTTCTGCCAGATGGCCAACAAGTCCATGTACAGGCCAAGTCGCAACAGAGCGGATCGTCGCGCTCGTGGGCCTGGTCGTGGTCCTCGCACTCTTCGCggtcatcatcatcgtcgtccaagtcCTCGAATGCTTGGGGAGCGAGGGATAGTTCTGCAGACGATAAGGCTCATCCAAGTttgaagctcgagcgagagaTTAGCAGTGTCTCGAGTCCGACCTCTAGTCCCAAGGAGCAAGACCGTCGTCCTAAAGAAAACCCCGTCTATGCCGTCGTCAGGTCTAGCCGCTCTCAGCACCACTCGGACACGAAAGCTCAAGAGTCGTTCACGGCTAAGAATAAAGATGGAAAAGTGACGAGAAGCTTCCGCagcagcgagtcgagctcgtcctcgtctaCTTTGTCCTCCAGCACGTTCTCCACCGTCAACAATTACGTGATCAGCGGCAATGCTGAGAAGTCGGGCAATGCTGCGCCCTTCACCGACCCTCAGGTGCAATGGACGCGAACGCCACCTTTGTTTTCCGCCGCCTTTTCTGTCAACACTGCCATTGGTCATCATATTACCCGTCCAGCGCGCGCCGATGTCTGCAATCGTCGATTCCCATTTTCCAACCAGCAGCACGGCAGAGATCACGAAGATCCTCGCTTCAGCCAGCCTTTTGCTGAAGAGGGATTGGATCCCGTGTCCAGACTTGCTCTCGATCTACACAATGCCGAGCGAGCGCGCTACCACCTGCCACCTTTGCAGTGGAATGCCGAACTGGCCAATATGGCCTCGTGCTGGGCTGATCTCAAGGCGTACGGTCACTCGGAAGAACACTTTGTGGCTTCGGGCGAGAACATTGCCAGGGGTATTGGCGATCCATGCTACAGCAGCCCGATGGAAGGCATGAAGAATGGCGTCTACTCGTTCCTCGACGAGGACCGCAACTGGGCGCAAAACCCACACTTGAGTGAAGCCGATGGTCACTGGACGCAAATTGTGTGGAAGGATACGCGCTTTGTCGGATGCGCTGTGtcgcagcgcaagcacTTTACGCCCGAATCCGTCCAAGAGGAGAAGGCGTCAATGTACATCGTCTGCGAGTACTATCCGGCAGGCAACGTCGAAGGCCTCTTTGATGCTCAGGTACCGGCCAAGGTTCAGCCTACGCCTCGCCTGCGTTCCAGTTGCTCAGCTAACGAGAGACACGGCAGTTGA
- a CDS encoding riboflavin kinase (related to FMN1 - Riboflavin kinase), with product MTDSLEAQALKSPTSPNRRPEVCGPHAPERPYPIYLRGKVERGFGRGSKDLGCPTANLPSKVVGPGSSLTRTGVYFGFARVLPQDPDDPSLTDSEEVDPSNPSTQVDDDENEVVLGASPIGDGFLGRVQPNAASILEAQATRKDKELDVSRSELNDGVGSLHGATASSSSSSSSLAAARSKKTKRVHLQHEDTQVYPMVMSVGWNPFYKNTHKTAEVHILHDFADDFYGLEIRVVVLGYVRPEYNYDSLDALIEDIEMDKRVTVNSLARPLYQDYSQDPFLGR from the exons ATGACTGACTCGCTCGAAGCACAGGCGCTCAAGTCACCCACATCCCCGAATCGTCGTCCAGAGGTGTGTGGACCTCATGCTCCCGAGCGTCCTTACCCAATCTACCTACGCGGCAAGGTTGAAAGAGGCTTTGGCCGCGGCTCCAAGGATCTCGGTTGCCCTACAGCCAACTTGCCGTCCAAGGTGGTCGGTCCAGGTTCCTCGCTCACGCGCACCGGTGTCTACTTTGGCTTCGCCCGTGTCTTGCCTCAGGATCCCGATGACCCATCTCTAACCGACTCGGAAGAGGTCGATCCCTCCAATCCCTCCACCCAAgtggatgacgacgaaaaCGAGGTGGTACTTGGCGCAAGTCCGATCGGTGACGGCTTTCTTGGGCGTGTTCAGCCCAACGCAGCATCGATTCTCGAGGCACAAGCAACAAGAAAAGacaaggagctcgacgtcAGCCGTTccgagctcaacgacgGCGTCGGCTCGTTGCACGGCGCTACGGCTTCAAgttcctcctcctcaagTAGTCTAGCAGCCGCACGCAGCAAAAAGACCAAACGCGTCCACCTCCAGCACGAAGACACGCAAGTCTACCCCATGGTCATGAGCGTTGGCTGGAATCCTTTCTACAAGAACACACACAAGACTGCC GAGGTACACATTCTGCACGACTTTGCAGACGATTTTTACGGTCTAGAGATTCGCGTCGTCGTTCTGGGTTACGTGCGACCCGAGTACAACTACGATTCGCTGG ACGCATTGATCGAGGACATTGAGATGGACAAACGTGTCACGGTAAACTCACTCGCACGTCCCTTGTATCAAGACTACTCGCAAGATCCGTTCCTCGGTCGATAA
- a CDS encoding putative threonine synthase (o-p-homoserine p-lyase), which yields MKYLSTRGGSERLTFEEAVLTGLAPNGGLFIPQEIPQLPANWQSEWADLSFSELSHRVLSLYIPQDPAEGGIPSADLQQVINKSYATFRHKDITPLVRLDDKEWCLELWHGPTFAFKDIALQLLGNLFEYFLQRRNNGKPAEQREKLTIVGATSGDTGSAAIQGVRSKQDISIFILFPHGRVSPIQEAQMTTVLDDNVHNVSVQGTFDDCQDVLKALLSDAEFNAKHRLGAVNSINWARILAQIVYYFAAYFSFRKQLGLSASQSTPKDLEFVVPTGNFGDILAGYYAKRMGLPVSRLVVATNENDILQRFWATGRYEKSSAASSSSAASSAQTEPANGSSDGAQQGGVRATLSPAMDVLISSNFERLLWYVAYESQAPSNADASEQEKQEAAGQQLASWMQSLKTEGRIAVDEAQLAIARRDFAAERVSDQEIRETVLQYFVRKPTAAYPAGSYLVDPHTAVGFKAAANASSTSSNAHQIVLSTAHPAKFAEAVTSSLESAGADFDFERDVLPKEMVGLLEKERRVIHVKPQGKPGVEGLVNAVKDVVEKQAEVVKARAPSANTASV from the coding sequence ATGAAGTACCTCAGTACCAGGGGCGGTTCCGAGCGCCTCACGTTTGAGGAGGCCGTTCTTACCGGTCTCGCTCCCAACGGAGGTCTTTTCATCCCTCAAGAGATTCCACAGCTGCCCGCCAACTGGCAGTCTGAATGGGCCGACCTTTCCTTTTCCGAGCTTTCGCATCGCGTCCTCTCCCTTTACATTCCTCAAGACCCAGCAGAAGGCGGCATTCCTTCTGCCGATCTCCAGCAGGTCATCAACAAGTCGTACGCCACGTTCCGACACAAGGACATCACACCGCTCGTACGATTGGATGACAAAGAATGGTGTCTCGAACTCTGGCATGGCCCCACATTTGCGTTCAAGGATATTGCGCTTCAGCTTCTCGGCAACCTGTTTGAATACTTTTTGCAGCGAAGAAACAACGGCAAGCcggctgagcagcgtgAGAAGCTCACCATCGTAGGTGCTACCAGTGGTGACACCGGTAGTGCTGCTATCCAGGGTGTACGATCCAAGCAAGACATCTCGATCTTTATTCTTTTCCCCCATGGCCGTGTCAGCCCCATTCAGGAAGCGCAGATGACTActgtgctcgacgacaatGTCCATAACGTTTCCGTCCAAGGCACATTTGACGACTGCCAGGACGTCCTCAAGGCGCTCCTCTCTGACGCCGAATTTAACGCCAAGCACCGTTTGGGTGCCGTTAACTCGATCAATTGGGCGCGTATCCTTGCTCAGATAGTCTACTACTTCGCCGCATACTTTAGCTTccgcaagcagctcggtTTGTCTGCTTCCCAGTCTACACCCAAGGATCTCGAATTTGTCGTTCCCACGGGCAACTTTGGTGACATTCTCGCTGGCTACTATGCCAAGCGAATGGGTCTACCCGTCTCGCGACTCGTCGTGGCTACCAACGAGAACGATATCTTGCAACGATTCTGGGCCACCGGCCGATACGAAAAGTCCAGTGCTgcttcatcctcctcggcgGCTTCCTCGGCACAGACCGAGCCGGCAAACGGTTCTTCCGATGGTGCTCAGCAGGGCGGTGTTCGAGCCACGCTTTCGCCCGCCATGGATGTTCTGATCTCTTCCAACTTTGAACGTTTGCTCTGGTATGTTGCTTACGAATCGCAAGCTCCCtccaacgccgacgccTCTGAACAAGAAAAGCAAGAGGCCGCAGGACAACAACTTGCGTCGTGGATGCAGTCGCTCAAGACTGAAGGTCGCATCGCCGTTGACGAAGCACAGCTAGCCATCGCCCGCCGTGATTTTGCCGCTGAACGAGTTTCCGACCAAGAAATCCGCGAGACCGTGTTGCAGTACTTTGTCCGAAAACCTACTGCTGCCTACCCTGCTGGTTCGTACCTCGTCGACCCGCATACCGCTGTTGGATTCAAAGCCGCCGCGAATGCgtcgagcacctcgtccaacgCACACCAGATTGTACTGTCCACTGCGCATCCCGCCAAGTTCGCCGAGGCGGTTACTTCGAGTTTGGAGAGTGCAGGTGCAGATTTTGATTTCGAGCGCGATGTCCTGCCAAAGGAAATGGTTGGTTTGCTGGAAAAAGAAAGGAGAGTGATTCATGTGAAGCCCCAGGGCAAACCCGGTGTAGAAGGGCTGGTAAACGCGGTCAAAGATGTGGTCGAAAAACAGGCCGAAGTGGTCAAGGCTCGTGCGCCATCTGCTAACACTGCTAGTGTATAA